The DNA segment ATCAAATTGGTTCCAACGTGGAGCATTGCTATAGAGCATATTGTTGCGGGCCGTATAAACTTTTTCGCCAACTGCACTCAGCGCAACTAATCCACTCAAGCCTGTTTTTGCGCCAATCGGTGCATTGACATGGGTAAAATCGCTGGCGCGTAGGCTGGCGACCGGGGCTTGTCCATCGCGGCGCACTTCAAAAGCACTTAGGCCATTGTCGCTGCTAAACCAAATGCGGCCATCAGCATCAACATCGACCTGATGGGCGTTGTTGGCATAGGGCAGATCGAAAATATTAAAAACTGGGTTGGCACTATCAGGCAAATTGGCGGCTGGATAGCGGCAAACGCCCGTATCGCCAGCAACCCATAAATCGCCATTTTGGCCAATTGCCATGGTGCGAGCCTGAAACGGCAAGGCATTACACAAGACCCCAAAATCGACCACCGCCCAATTTGTGTTGGCAGCGGCAAGCTTACGCACGCGATACAGCCGTGGGTAATAATCTTCGGGTGGCAGCTGTGCGCCAAAATTCTGGCGATGTGGGCCACAATTATTGACCAACTGGTTAATCGCCCAATATTCTAGAAAGATTGGGGTTGAACGCGGGCTAGTGCGAATTGAGGTAGTTTGCGAACAGCCAGGCCCAACATTCTGGTAGGTGTAGTTACCCAACGAGCCATTGGGCACTTGATACGAGGCAATTGCTGTGCTACCAATCGTGTCGCGGCCAATCGCAGGTAAGCCATTCGCCAAGGTATGCAGCGCCTTCACTGTGCCATCGGCCATCCAACTTCCATCGTAGATCAGCGTAGAACCGCCATTTTGGCCGCGATAGACGTTTTTGCCAGCGCCAAAATAGGCCACACTGTTGAATGTATCCCAGTTAACGCTACCAACGGCGGTAGTGGTTGGGTAAAATTGCTGGGTTGGGGCATTGGTTGGGATGCTGGCTGATTCGCTGAAATGCCACATGCCATCGCTATTGCCAACCAACAAATTGGCACCATCACCATCAATCGATTGAACCGTGCCGCCAGCAAAGCCTTGGAAATCCCAACGCCCAAGCTGCACCAACGGCCCATCGCCCAAATAAATGCGCCAAATGCTATTGGTGCCAAAGCCGCCAAACTCGCCGCCGCCTAGAATTAGGGCATGGCGCTGGCGTGGCGAATAGATTGCGCTGGCAAATGGTTGGATTTTTGAACCTGCTGGCAGGTAGGCGGCTGCCGTGTTGACACTATTGGTCGGTAATTCCAAGGGCGTGCGCCAAACTTGCGCAGTTTGGGGATCAAACGCCACAACGCGGTTGGTTGCCCGCCCGTTCATCACATAAATCAATTTGCTGCTTGGGTCTTCAAAACTGACGAGCGCCGTATCAGGCTTGGGCAATTGGGCAGCAAGCGCCGTCGCGCTAACGCTTGAATCAGCATTAAGCACCAATTCAGTAATTGTGGCAAAGTTAGTGCTTGCGTTAGTTCCGCCAATTAAATAGATGTTTTGGGTTGCGCTAGAATAAACGGCATTTGTAGCATAAATTCTGTCTGGCAGAATACTAGCTGATAGAGAAATTGATTCAGTAGCTACATCAAATACCACAATCTGATCGAGCGGGCCAAGTGCTGGGGTATAACCACCTAAAATAACAATTTTGTTGAGAACTGGATGATAGACGACCGCCGCGAGATCAAGCGCCTGCGGCAAGCGGGCAGCGAGGGTGCGCACCTCACCAGTTTGTGGATTGAGCGCATAAATTGTATCGACGGTGGTATGTTGGTTGTCGAGGCTACCACCAAAAACATAGACCGTATTGTTGGATTCGGCATAGGCCGCGCTAGCCAAGGCCAACGGCACTGGCAAGTTGCCGCGAATTTGGCTACTGCCATCGCCAGCGTTAATCGCATGAATTGTGGCGCTCACTGAGCCTTCACGATAGCCACCAATCAACAAAGCCTCGTCGCTACTAGGCAGATAAACGCTGGTCGCACCATAGCTGCGTAGCTCCAAGCTATTAAAATATTGATCAACTGGCGTGGTTGCGGGCAAGGCAGGCGAGACAAAGCCCGAAAAACTGATTGTGCCTTGCGCCACTGCCGCCACATCGCTGATGCTATCGCGCAACGAGCCATTGGTTAAATGCCATTGCGCCAGCAAGCCAGCTGGAGCTTGATCAAGCGTCGAGTGCATATCGCGGCGAATGTTGTATTCACCCCGGCTATAATTCCACACCCGAATTTCGGCCAATTGACCCAGCCAAAAATCGCCTGCATCGTTGCCAATTCGCAGTTCGCGGGCGGTTGAAACCGTGCCATCCCCATCGAGCGGATAAAAGCCTTCGCGCTCGCCATTGATAAAAAATTCAGCGATATACTGTTCGCCATCGTTATCATAATAGGTGCTGACCGCCACATGCGACCATTGATTGGCTGGCACAGCGGTGGCACTTTGGGCAAAGCTGGCCGTGCCACGATGCGCCCGCAACAAGCCGCCACACAGACCAAACCACAGGCCATTGTTATAATTCATACCCAAAATATTGCGACAGCCTGAGGTTGTAGTTGGGTAAATCCAAGCTTCAAGCGACCAATTGCCAGCAAAATTAGGGGTTGCTGCTAGTGGCACAGCCGCATAGCTGTTGCTGAATCCGGCGGCTTGGCCAGCATCGCTACTGCTGGCTTGGCTGGTTTGGAGTTGAGCTTCAGCCGCCTGAACAGCTGAAATTTGCGTGGAACGCGGCGGCACGAGCCAGCCAAGCCACAAAATAACGATCATCACGAGATAGAATTTGCGCCAACGCATAGAGCTGCCTCCTTGAACGAATCTCAGATGCAGCTACTCTAATTGAACGCAGCCCAAAAAACTTGACATTTCCTACCAAGTGGAGATCCCTCACCCCCAAACCCCTCTCCCACTGCGGCGGGCGAGGGCGCTTTCGAATCGAACCAGATCGCGTGCTCTAACTCGCCATTCATGTCGCAGTGTTCCATTCGCTCTTTGCCGAACCGGTTGGCGATGTGCTCCTCGCAAATTAGCGCATTCGCTTGCTTGTTTTTGACCCTCACACGGAGGAAATTGTGCAATGACTACCTTAATGTCCTACCAGTCAATCATTGAACAGGTGCTCAGTGCCTTGACTCAGATCCCCTACGCCTATGGAGATCTCCAGACCGAAACGGTCTTCGATCCAAGCGCCAACCGCTATTTGGGCTTAACTGTAAATTCCCCACGGAATGTGTCAAGCACGGTGAAACAGATGACAACGGAGCAAACGGGCTATTAAGGATTATTCGCGCAATGCTGCCACCTCCACAAACCTAATTATTGTTGGATACCCAAGGAATATAACAGCGCATAATCGATGTTGTTGCCGTTGGGCTTGGTACATCGGTCGCCGTCGCCGTGGCGGTCGCCGTTGGTACATCGGTCGCCGTCGGTACAGCAGTTGCGGTTGGGCTTGGTACATCAGTTGCGGTTGGGCTTGGTATATCGGTCGCCGTCGCCGTGGCGGTCGCGGTCGGTACATCAGTTGCGGTTGGGCTTGGTACATCGGTCGCCGTTGCCGTGGCGGTCGCCGTTGCCGTTGGAATATCAGTGGCCGTTGGCTCAGCGGTCGCGGTCGCCATTGCCGTCGCCGTCGGTACATCAGTTGCGGTCGCCGTTGGTACATCAGTTGCGGTTGGGCTTGGTACATCGGTCGCCGTTGCCGTTGGAATATCAGTGGCCGTTGCGGTCGCGGTTGCCGTCGCCGTTGCGGTTGGTTCGTCAGTCGCGGTTGGGCTTGGTATATCGGTCGCCGTTGCCGTTGGAGCATCGGTTGCCGTGGCCGTTACGGTTGGTTCGTCAGTCGCGGTTGCCGTTGGCACATCGGTCGCGGTAGCGGTATTGGTTGGGGTTGCAGTTCGAGTTGCTGTTGAGGTTCTGGTCGGGGTTCTGGTTGGGGTGCTTTCAATTGGCACATTGAGTTGCCCATAATTATTCTCACCCCAACACAAAATCCGGCGATCAAACTTAATCGCACATGTAAAATCGTATCCAGAACTAACACTTCTAAAACTGCCTGCTGGCGCAACAGATGCTAAACCTTGCCCCCAACAAGTCACGGTTGTCGTATTAATAATGAGTCCACAACCATGGCTCCCGCCAATACTAACTTGGCTATAGGTAGCATTTGACGGTGGATTTAGCATTTGTTGGTAGCCTGAATGGTCCCAACAGGTCACACTGTTATCGACGGCCAGCGCACAAGCCGTATCATAGCCAACATCAATATCACGATAACTACCAATTGGCGGTGCTGGAATTGTTCGTGATTCTTGGCCCCAACATGCGAGCGCTTGGCTTGTATCAATCGCACAAGCATAGCCACCCCCAACACTCAGCTTTGTATAGGTTCCTGCTGGGGCATTTAGTGCACCATCTATATTAAAACCCCAGCACTGCAGCCGTTGATCCGTCTTAATGCCACAGCTATGCCATTCACCCGAATCAAGAAGGTCAAAGGTTCCACTTGGTGCATTGGTTTGCCCATTGGTATTGGACCCCCAACAGGCAAGCGTTCGGGCAGAATAGCGAATCGCACAACTGAAATAGGTACCTGAACTCACCTCACTATATTCGCCAACGGGTGGGCTTGTCTCATACGATTGATCATATCCCCAGCATTGAAGGGTTCGGACGCCCTTGATCGCACAGGTATGTCTGCCCCCTGCACTTACCCGCACATAATTATCACTCAAGGGGGCGGCCGTCACTGACGGGTTGGCTTTTGGAAAAACCATAATCAGCAGCACGAGGCCGATAATCCACCAAAGCAGGGCTGGTCGAAAGCGTGGTTGTGGTTGAAGCATCGCTCCTCATCTCCTCACAATAGATGCTCATACGTGCTTGATCGCGGGATCGCAACAAAGAGAATAAGCCAAACGTCGCTTGATGGCGACAGCAGAGGCTCAAACAATAACGCAACTATTGGTTGGGAAATAGCAAATTCTCTCGCTGAATAGGGCCATTATACGCTGTTGTTTTTGGAGGTCAAGTACCAATAGTACCTTTCAACAGGTGATTAATCAGCTTGATTATGCGCAAACACAATTCAGCCCTCGTTACAGACACAACCAGGGCTGAATTGCACGAGAGCACAAAAATGAGCGTCCGTTCAAATTCCGCCAGTGCCCCAAAGATATGAAAAATCAGTTTCCCCTTTGTGCTCACCAGCATAGGGGTTATTGATCCACGAAGGACACGAAGGACACGAAGGTTCAGTTTTTGGAGCCACGAATTCCACAAATTGCACGAAGCGGGCTATGGGCTATTGATCCACGAAGGACACGAAGGACACGAAGGTTCAGTTTTTGGAGCCACGAATTGCACGAAGTAGAATTTCCAACTAATCACCGATAGCCAAAAGCCCATAGCTCCTGACCCTCTGCGCCTCTGCGTTAAACCCCATATTATGTTCTATGTTCTATGCTCTATGCTCTATGTTCTATGTTCTATGTTCTATGCTCATGCTCTATGCTCTATGCTCTATGTTCTATGTTCTATGTTCTATGTTCTATGCTCTATCCTCCCCATCCCACGCTTCGAGCACTAAGCGCCGCGTGCGATACTCGCCATACTGCTTCAGCTCTTTTTCTTTCAGCACTCGGAAGGTTTCGCCCGGGAAGTCGGGGCCATAGACCTCAGCCGGATCGAGGATGTAGCGCAGTTCGTCGCGGCTTAGCCCATACAATCGCGCAATCCGCGCATCAAGCTCGGCCCGCAATACCGCCCGCCGTTCGTCGCTCCAGCGGAAGGGTGGCAAAGCAAAACCAGCACGTGGGCTGAACCACTCTGGCGGCGCACCTCGGTTGCACTCGGCATTTTGGGCTAAAATGGCCTGCCGCCCCGCTTCGTCAAGCTCGGCCCATACATCTGCGGCGAACGGTTGCAGATCCCACGCGGTATAGACCAGCTCTAAAACTCGCGGCACGATGAAGGCTAGCTGGGCTGCATCAAAGCGTTCGGGTGGCAGCACGGGTAGTTGTTTGACATAGCTAAAGGTTAAATGTGTGCCACCAATCTTCTGTCGTACTATGTAGTCAAAGCAAAGGCTATTAACTATGCTTAAGAAGCAGGAAAACAAGCTAGAATTAATATCTGTTAGGAAAATCAAAGGTGCGGTATGGCCTACCGCCACTCGTGGAATCAGGCTAAAAATCGCCGTTCGTTCAACAACACTGCTAGTAATATCACGAAATACCAATAACCACTTATTTTGATGCTTACTTGGAATACGATCCTCTATACTCTCTCTATCAATCCAGTATGTGGGAATTGGAAGATCTTCTGGGTTGCCATAATCTGCACCATACCAGCCTTCATATTTTCTGGATAATCTGTTGCCAGCATTTTCTTTGCCTATGAGTGATGCAAATCTATGATCAAATTGCCATATCATTTTTGCTTCATATAAAGGCATTCTATCGCGTGAGGATTCGTTTTTAAATAAACCACTATCATTTGCCATATGAAACATTGTACCAAACGATATATTCCAAGGATTTTGTTTTGTTTTTTGGTTATCTAAGATTGGGGCAATCCGATAAATTTTTTTCGTTAACTGTGCATCAGTTTTAGTACGAAATATAGGGCAATTCAGAGTATTGGGATTAATTAAGGCGAATTCATCGCTAGTCATATTAAAATGTCTAGCATCCTGTTCTATATCACTAAAATACCTACATAAGAAAATGAAGTCAGGGGTTTCGCTAGAAATACCATTTCCTACCATTGTAAGTGCACAGAATTTGAAAGCGTTATGTACTTCAGGAAAAATAAATGCTTCATTTTCAAAACCAATCAACCTTTCTAATGATTGTTTCTTGATTAAATCGCCAAAAAAGGCTTTAGTTGTATCATCGGTGGCGATGCCAGTTGGCACAATAATGCCTGCGCGGCCTTTACGATTGATCAAATCGCGATCAAGCTCGGAAAACAAGGCATAGGTATTGACATCGCCAACTGCCGTCAGTGGGTAGCGCTGCGAAACCCGAATAAAGCGGCTAGCAGCCTCGGCAATATATTTGGCATGCTCAAATTTGGCATAGCGCTGTTGCTTGCTTGGTTCGTTGCTGCTGGCCCACGCCTTGAGCAACTTCTCACGTGCTGCTTTATTGGCCGCCTCGCGAATCTCGGCCACATCGACCCAATGCTCCTGCTCTTGCAGCTTGATCCGCTCCCACGGCGGGTTGCCCAAAATCACATCGAAACCACGCGGGCTACCTTCGCCACAAATATGCGGAAACTCCAGCTCCCAATGGAAAAAGCGCATTTCAGGCTGGTCGGCAAGGCCATCGACCCAAGCCAACAGGCCAGCGCTGACACTTTGGCGGGCCGTATCAAAGGCGTGCAAGGTAGCGCTAGTTGGAATCAGCCGCTCGCTATCCTTGGTGATCGGCTGGAAAAAAGCCGCCGTCCAAAGATTGTAGCGCGTCCAGTTTGGGCGTTCTTGCTCGCGCATGCGCGCATAGCCAGCCGCTTTGGCCCGCACTGCCGCCACGCTATCATCGGGCAGCGCCTCAAGTTGGCGCGTAGCTCGACCGAGCGTCGCATAATCAAGCTGGCTGGGCGCAAGATTCATGGTAATTTGGCCGCTGGCAATATCCTCGCGTTCGCGCTTGTTGCGTTTGCGCAAATTGCTCGCGATGGTTTTATCGTCGCCAGTCACTGGCTTAAACGCATCATCGGGAATCCCTTGATTAACCAGTTCTTCAGTTGCGCCAACCAAACTATTGCCCCAACGAATATGGGCATCGATAAACGAAAGCGGCATGCCCGCGCAATGGCCCTCGATCCACAGCGCCAATTTACACAAATCGACCGCCAACGGATTGAAATCGACTCCATAAATACAGTGGGTAATCACATCGCGCACCGCATGGCGAAACTGATCGGGGGTTGGCTGATCCTCGCCGGAGCGCACCCGTGCCAGTTCGCGCCCGATGCGGCGAGCGGCGGCCAGCAAAAAGTGGCCCGAACCACAAGCGGGGTCGCAGACCGTAATTGAAAGCAAAGCTTGTTCCGGATTTTTATCGCGCAAGCGCTCGGCAATAATTGGCTCAAGCGCACTCTTGATCAGCTCCTGCACCAATTCGGGGCGAGTGTAATACGAACCGGTGGTTTTGCGCTCGGTGCCAGCAACCAAATCGAAGCTTGTGCCAACGACCACCGGACGATAATCGAGCAACGACTCATAGACACTACCAAGCTCCTCGACATCGAGCGCCGCATAATTGACCCGCCGCAAAGCCCGCGACTGCGGATCGGCATAGATCGAGAGCGCCCGCAGCGCCGCTAAAACATCGGCATTGCGCAAATGGGCAGTTTCGAGCGCCCCAATTGCGCCTTCGCCAAACAAATCGCCATCAAGCGCCGCGATGCCCAAGCGATTGGCTTTAAGATCAGTGCCCTCAAAAATCCGAAACGTCTGTTGCAGCGCCAGCCAAATATCATCGTAAGGGCCGCGACCAGCGCCGCGCACCTCGGCCAAACGGCGCAAACGGCCAACGCTATAATGCTCATAATACAATTTCAACCGTTCGCTGGGCGTGCCACGCTGCGCCAATTCCGATAATTCATCGCTGGCAGTTTCCGCCTCGATCAACCCGCGATCCTCAGCGACCATCAAAAACAGCAAACGATAGACCAACTTGAGCAACTGGCGATAATATTCCAGCGGAGTTAATTGATTGGTGGCAAAGCGCTGGCGCAAATCGCTGTTACGTGGATGGCGCAACAAGCCTTGGCCCAGCAACTTGAGTGCCTTTTCAACCCCTTCGCGCAAGCCCTCGCGCACCCGACCGCCAGCCTCACGCGCCTGCTGATGGTATT comes from the Chloroflexota bacterium genome and includes:
- a CDS encoding XisI protein encodes the protein MTTLMSYQSIIEQVLSALTQIPYAYGDLQTETVFDPSANRYLGLTVNSPRNVSSTVKQMTTEQTGY
- a CDS encoding N-6 DNA methylase, producing MKYTAIITEGGLLPADMLQAIAEGEQGSLAGQRPADFGLPANRRMSDDIAAAWGQVRAQWQIFQAAIERRPQDSHTTLTRRYWVEPFLQLIGYEPTSTKSARRVDNRTYAISHSADEHDDSPPIHIEGIKTDIDRRPESGRPRISPHALMQEYLNSTEHTWGIVTNGRRLRLLRDSSQTTRPSFVEFDLESLVTGQLFNEFALLYRILHRTRLPITSADTTQSLLEQYHQQAREAGGRVREGLREGVEKALKLLGQGLLRHPRNSDLRQRFATNQLTPLEYYRQLLKLVYRLLFLMVAEDRGLIEAETASDELSELAQRGTPSERLKLYYEHYSVGRLRRLAEVRGAGRGPYDDIWLALQQTFRIFEGTDLKANRLGIAALDGDLFGEGAIGALETAHLRNADVLAALRALSIYADPQSRALRRVNYAALDVEELGSVYESLLDYRPVVVGTSFDLVAGTERKTTGSYYTRPELVQELIKSALEPIIAERLRDKNPEQALLSITVCDPACGSGHFLLAAARRIGRELARVRSGEDQPTPDQFRHAVRDVITHCIYGVDFNPLAVDLCKLALWIEGHCAGMPLSFIDAHIRWGNSLVGATEELVNQGIPDDAFKPVTGDDKTIASNLRKRNKREREDIASGQITMNLAPSQLDYATLGRATRQLEALPDDSVAAVRAKAAGYARMREQERPNWTRYNLWTAAFFQPITKDSERLIPTSATLHAFDTARQSVSAGLLAWVDGLADQPEMRFFHWELEFPHICGEGSPRGFDVILGNPPWERIKLQEQEHWVDVAEIREAANKAAREKLLKAWASSNEPSKQQRYAKFEHAKYIAEAASRFIRVSQRYPLTAVGDVNTYALFSELDRDLINRKGRAGIIVPTGIATDDTTKAFFGDLIKKQSLERLIGFENEAFIFPEVHNAFKFCALTMVGNGISSETPDFIFLCRYFSDIEQDARHFNMTSDEFALINPNTLNCPIFRTKTDAQLTKKIYRIAPILDNQKTKQNPWNISFGTMFHMANDSGLFKNESSRDRMPLYEAKMIWQFDHRFASLIGKENAGNRLSRKYEGWYGADYGNPEDLPIPTYWIDRESIEDRIPSKHQNKWLLVFRDITSSVVERTAIFSLIPRVAVGHTAPLIFLTDINSSLFSCFLSIVNSLCFDYIVRQKIGGTHLTFSYVKQLPVLPPERFDAAQLAFIVPRVLELVYTAWDLQPFAADVWAELDEAGRQAILAQNAECNRGAPPEWFSPRAGFALPPFRWSDERRAVLRAELDARIARLYGLSRDELRYILDPAEVYGPDFPGETFRVLKEKELKQYGEYRTRRLVLEAWDGEDRA